The Streptomyces sp. NBC_00440 genome contains a region encoding:
- a CDS encoding Fur family transcriptional regulator produces MSDLLERLRDRGWRMTAQRRVVAEVLDGDHVHLTADEVHARAASRLPEISRATVYNTLGEMVVLGEVIEVSTDRRAKRYDPNAHRPHQHLVCAQCGSIRDVHPAGNPLTDLPDAERFGFTISDVEVTYRGICPACAAA; encoded by the coding sequence ATGAGTGACCTGTTGGAACGCCTGCGCGACCGCGGCTGGCGGATGACCGCCCAGCGCCGCGTCGTGGCCGAGGTCCTCGACGGGGACCACGTGCATCTGACCGCCGACGAGGTGCACGCCCGCGCCGCGTCGAGGCTGCCGGAGATCTCCCGGGCAACGGTCTACAACACCCTGGGCGAGATGGTCGTCCTCGGCGAGGTGATCGAGGTCTCCACGGACCGCCGCGCCAAGCGGTACGACCCGAACGCACACCGGCCGCACCAGCACCTGGTCTGCGCCCAGTGCGGCTCCATCCGTGATGTGCACCCCGCGGGCAACCCCCTGACGGACCTCCCGGACGCGGAGCGCTTCGGCTTCACGATCTCCGACGTAGAGGTGACATACCGGGGCATCTGCCCGGCCTGCGCCGCAGCCTGA
- a CDS encoding catalase has protein sequence MTQEALVTQGPLTTETGAPVGDNQNSETAGAGGPVLVQDQLLLEKLAHFNRERIPERIVHARGAGAYGTFTLTRDVSQWTRAKFLSEVGKQTETFLRFSTVAGNLGSADAVRDPRGFALKFYTEEGNYDLVGNNTPVFFIKDAIKFPDFIHTQKRDPYTGSQEADNVWDFWGLSPESTHQVTWLFGDRGIPASFRHMNGYGSHTYQWNNAAGEAFWVKYHFKTDQGIKNLTTDEANRLSGVDPDSHQRDLRESIERGEFPSWTVQIQVMPAADAANYRFNPFDLTKVWPHEDYPPIEIGKLELNRNPENIFAEVEQSTFSPANFVPGIGPSPDKMLQGRLFAYGDAHRYRVGINADHLPVNRPHAAEANTNYRDGVLYDGRHKGTKNYEPNSFGGPFQTDQPLWKSTQVSGATGNHPAPSHAEDDDFVQPGNLYRQMTEDEKGRLVENLAGFISQVSRDDIAERAVNNFRQADGDLGKRLEAAVQALRA, from the coding sequence ATGACGCAGGAGGCGCTCGTGACGCAGGGACCACTCACCACGGAGACCGGAGCTCCGGTAGGCGACAACCAGAACAGCGAGACCGCGGGCGCCGGCGGTCCCGTTCTGGTTCAGGATCAGCTGCTCCTCGAAAAGCTCGCGCACTTCAACCGTGAGCGCATCCCGGAGCGCATCGTGCACGCCCGCGGTGCCGGTGCGTACGGCACCTTCACGCTGACCCGCGACGTCTCGCAGTGGACGCGCGCGAAGTTCCTCTCCGAGGTCGGCAAGCAGACCGAGACCTTCCTGCGTTTCTCGACCGTGGCGGGCAACCTCGGCTCGGCGGACGCGGTGCGCGACCCCCGCGGCTTCGCGCTGAAGTTCTACACGGAGGAGGGGAACTACGACCTGGTCGGGAACAACACACCCGTCTTCTTCATCAAGGACGCCATCAAGTTCCCCGACTTCATCCACACCCAGAAGCGCGACCCGTACACCGGTTCGCAGGAGGCCGACAACGTCTGGGACTTCTGGGGCCTCAGCCCCGAGTCGACCCACCAGGTGACGTGGCTCTTCGGTGACCGCGGTATCCCGGCGTCGTTCCGCCACATGAACGGGTACGGCTCGCACACGTACCAGTGGAACAACGCGGCCGGCGAGGCCTTCTGGGTCAAGTACCACTTCAAGACCGACCAGGGGATCAAGAACCTCACCACCGACGAGGCCAACCGCCTCTCGGGTGTGGACCCCGACAGTCACCAGCGCGACCTGCGTGAGTCCATCGAGCGCGGTGAGTTCCCGTCCTGGACCGTGCAGATCCAGGTCATGCCGGCGGCCGACGCGGCCAACTACCGCTTCAACCCGTTCGACCTGACCAAGGTCTGGCCGCACGAGGACTACCCGCCGATCGAGATCGGCAAGCTGGAGCTCAACCGCAACCCGGAGAACATCTTCGCGGAGGTCGAGCAGTCCACCTTCTCGCCGGCCAACTTCGTTCCGGGCATCGGTCCTTCGCCCGACAAGATGCTGCAGGGCCGTCTCTTCGCGTACGGCGACGCCCACCGCTACCGCGTCGGCATCAACGCCGACCACCTGCCGGTGAACCGCCCGCACGCCGCCGAGGCGAACACCAACTACCGGGACGGCGTGCTGTACGACGGCCGTCACAAGGGCACCAAGAACTACGAGCCGAACAGCTTCGGCGGCCCCTTCCAGACGGACCAGCCGCTCTGGAAGTCCACCCAGGTCAGCGGCGCCACGGGCAACCACCCGGCGCCGAGCCACGCGGAGGACGACGACTTCGTCCAGCCCGGCAACCTCTACCGTCAGATGACCGAGGACGAGAAGGGCAGGCTCGTCGAGAACCTGGCCGGCTTCATCTCGCAGGTCTCGCGGGACGACATCGCCGAGCGTGCGGTCAACAACTTCCGCCAGGCCGACGGTGACCTCGGCAAGCGGCTGGAGGCGGCGGTCCAGGCCCTGCGCGCCTGA
- a CDS encoding CBS domain-containing protein, protein MLVRDAMSTVVLTIGPAHTLRQSATLMSARRIGAAVVLDPDTCGVGILTERDILNAVGGGLDPDRETAGAHTTTDVVFAAPSWTLEEAAAAMSNGGFRHLIVLDGVGPVGVVSVRDIIRCWAPDRREAAALVSS, encoded by the coding sequence ATGCTCGTCCGCGACGCCATGAGCACGGTGGTCCTCACCATCGGCCCCGCGCACACGCTCCGACAGTCCGCCACTCTGATGTCCGCACGCCGTATCGGCGCGGCTGTCGTCCTCGACCCCGACACCTGCGGGGTCGGCATTCTCACCGAGCGCGACATCCTCAACGCCGTCGGCGGCGGCCTCGACCCCGACCGGGAGACCGCGGGCGCCCACACGACCACGGACGTCGTCTTCGCGGCGCCCTCCTGGACCCTGGAGGAAGCGGCCGCGGCGATGTCGAACGGCGGCTTCCGCCATCTGATCGTGCTCGACGGTGTCGGCCCGGTCGGCGTCGTGTCGGTGCGCGACATCATCCGCTGCTGGGCGCCGGACAGGCGCGAGGCCGCGGCGCTGGTCTCCTCCTGA
- the hisN gene encoding histidinol-phosphatase, with protein sequence MPDYHDDLRLAHVLADAADAATMDRFKALDLKVETKPDMTPVTEADKGAEELIRGQLQRARPRDAILGEEFGLSGTGPRRWIIDPIDGTKNYVRGVPVWATLISLAVAGDEGHEPVVGVVSAPALGRRWWAAKGGGAYTGRSLTSATRLHVSKVSKVSDASFAYASLGGWEAQGRLDGFLDLTRDCWRTRGYGDFWPYMMVAEGSVDICAEPELSLWDMAATAIVVQEAGGEFTSLDGVRGVEGGNAAASNGLLHQDLLGYLNQRY encoded by the coding sequence ATGCCCGACTACCACGATGATCTGCGCCTCGCCCATGTCCTCGCGGACGCCGCCGACGCGGCGACCATGGACCGGTTCAAGGCCCTCGACCTGAAGGTCGAGACGAAGCCGGACATGACCCCCGTGACGGAGGCCGACAAGGGCGCCGAGGAGCTGATCCGCGGACAGCTCCAGCGCGCCAGGCCCCGCGACGCGATCCTCGGTGAGGAGTTCGGCCTGTCGGGCACGGGCCCCCGTCGCTGGATCATCGACCCGATCGACGGCACCAAGAACTACGTACGCGGGGTCCCGGTCTGGGCCACCCTGATCTCCCTGGCCGTGGCGGGCGACGAGGGCCACGAACCGGTGGTCGGCGTGGTCTCCGCGCCGGCGCTCGGCCGCCGCTGGTGGGCCGCGAAGGGCGGCGGCGCGTACACCGGGCGCAGCCTGACCTCGGCCACCCGGCTGCACGTCTCCAAGGTCTCCAAGGTCTCGGACGCCTCGTTCGCGTACGCCTCGCTGGGCGGCTGGGAGGCGCAGGGGCGCCTCGACGGCTTCCTGGATCTGACCCGGGACTGCTGGCGGACCCGTGGGTACGGGGACTTCTGGCCGTACATGATGGTCGCCGAGGGCTCGGTGGACATCTGCGCCGAGCCGGAGCTCTCGCTCTGGGACATGGCGGCCACCGCCATCGTCGTCCAGGAGGCCGGCGGCGAGTTCACCAGCCTGGACGGGGTGCGCGGGGTCGAGGGCGGCAACGCGGCCGCGTCGAACGGGCTGCTCCACCAGGATCTGCTGGGCTATCTCAACCAGCGCTACTGA